In Deltaproteobacteria bacterium HGW-Deltaproteobacteria-2, the following are encoded in one genomic region:
- a CDS encoding 23S rRNA (guanosine(2251)-2'-O)-methyltransferase RlmB: MEVIYGINSIMALLRRREGGLRKIIIASGRGGSSVKEIIEIAGQTLIPVEFSHRKYLDELAGTSDHQGVIGLCKSFVYADLDKLIKNRNQSFNFDLILVLDSIMDPHNLGSIIRTAHCLGANGVVIPEDRAAPVTAAVNKASAGSIAQIPIAKVVNISQTLDYLKDKGFWVFGAEIRGGSNLHEMDFNCPVVLVLGGEAKGIRPLVKKKCDFLLTIPMPGSFDSLNVAVASGIIQYEIFCQRSQARAV, from the coding sequence ATGGAGGTAATTTACGGTATAAATTCCATTATGGCTCTCCTCCGGCGACGGGAAGGCGGATTAAGAAAAATTATCATTGCTTCCGGACGGGGTGGATCTTCTGTAAAAGAAATAATAGAAATAGCTGGACAAACATTAATTCCTGTTGAGTTTTCCCACCGTAAATATCTGGATGAATTGGCAGGAACTTCTGATCATCAAGGAGTTATCGGCCTGTGCAAGTCTTTTGTTTATGCGGATTTAGATAAATTAATAAAAAACCGTAATCAATCTTTCAATTTTGACTTAATTTTAGTACTTGATAGTATCATGGATCCCCACAATCTGGGATCAATAATTCGTACTGCTCATTGTTTAGGCGCAAACGGTGTCGTAATTCCTGAGGACAGAGCGGCTCCGGTTACTGCGGCTGTTAATAAAGCTTCTGCCGGAAGCATCGCGCAAATACCTATCGCCAAAGTAGTTAATATATCGCAAACGCTTGATTATTTGAAAGATAAAGGATTTTGGGTTTTCGGAGCGGAAATTCGCGGTGGAAGTAATTTGCACGAGATGGATTTTAATTGTCCTGTAGTTTTGGTGTTAGGGGGAGAGGCAAAAGGTATCAGGCCTTTAGTGAAGAAGAAATGTGATTTTTTACTGACAATTCCCATGCCGGGAAGCTTTGATTCATTAAATGTTGCTGTGGCTTCCGGTATTATTCAGTATGAGATATTTTGTCAACGCAGTCAGGCCAGAGCAGTTTAA
- a CDS encoding DUF1178 domain-containing protein encodes MYFIQGHVISNTNYCAKDRDLVIIYDLKCEKGHTFEGWFKDRQAWILQNSQKLVSCPVCNSSSVEIIPSSITIIGKNSRMADKNQETELSVAKTMKILHQYIDNNFEDVGNKFAETALKIHYGDEEKRNIKGTSTPQEEENLKEEGVQFIKISLPKMDS; translated from the coding sequence TTGTATTTTATTCAAGGGCATGTTATAAGTAATACAAATTATTGTGCAAAGGATCGTGATCTGGTGATTATTTACGATTTAAAATGCGAAAAAGGACATACATTTGAAGGCTGGTTTAAAGATCGGCAAGCCTGGATTTTACAAAATTCACAAAAACTGGTTTCTTGTCCCGTGTGTAATAGTTCGAGTGTCGAAATTATACCTTCTTCGATAACGATTATAGGAAAGAATTCACGGATGGCAGATAAGAACCAGGAAACGGAACTTTCTGTAGCTAAAACCATGAAAATATTACATCAATATATTGATAATAATTTTGAGGATGTGGGTAATAAATTTGCAGAAACTGCATTAAAGATACATTACGGAGATGAAGAAAAACGAAATATCAAAGGGACAAGTACGCCGCAAGAAGAAGAAAATTTAAAGGAAGAAGGCGTTCAGTTTATTAAAATTTCTTTACCCAAAATGGATAGTTGA
- a CDS encoding orotidine-5'-phosphate decarboxylase: MKNISNKTANDKLIFALDANNYDEALSWVKLLSDHVGMFKVGKELFTAVGPKIIESIKKRGQKVFLDLKFHDIPNTVARAAQAAVRLNVDMFNVHASGGTQMIKEAVTAAWTCADNIAGTRPIVLAVTVLTSLNNADLAEIGFPRTTGEQVLHLARLAQNAGASGVVASAQDIAALRKGLGDKFIIVTPGIRSIGATTKDDQKRTLSAYEAVKTGADYIVVGRPISTAQEPLEACRQIVQEIADGIAAR; this comes from the coding sequence ATGAAGAATATATCGAATAAAACGGCGAACGATAAACTGATCTTTGCGCTTGATGCGAACAATTATGACGAAGCATTGTCATGGGTGAAGCTACTCTCGGACCATGTCGGTATGTTTAAAGTTGGCAAGGAATTGTTTACTGCTGTTGGGCCGAAAATAATTGAAAGCATCAAAAAGAGAGGCCAAAAGGTATTTTTAGACCTGAAATTTCATGATATTCCCAACACAGTAGCCCGTGCAGCCCAGGCCGCTGTCAGGTTAAATGTTGATATGTTTAATGTTCACGCATCGGGTGGCACTCAGATGATTAAAGAAGCAGTAACCGCCGCGTGGACCTGTGCTGATAATATTGCCGGAACGCGGCCAATTGTTTTGGCGGTCACGGTGCTTACCAGTTTGAATAACGCTGATTTGGCAGAAATTGGATTTCCTAGAACCACCGGGGAACAGGTTCTTCATCTGGCCAGATTGGCGCAAAATGCAGGAGCATCGGGTGTGGTAGCTTCGGCACAGGATATAGCAGCGTTAAGGAAGGGTTTGGGCGATAAATTTATTATCGTAACGCCTGGTATACGCAGTATTGGTGCAACAACAAAAGACGACCAAAAAAGAACTCTCAGTGCTTATGAAGCTGTGAAAACAGGTGCCGATTATATTGTCGTGGGGAGGCCGATTAGCACGGCCCAGGAACCTCTGGAAGCTTGCCGGCAAATTGTTCAGGAAATTGCTGATGGTATAGCAGCAAGGTGA
- a CDS encoding cysteine--tRNA ligase: MHKLYKNIIESIGNTPLVEIFRLNPNKKVKIFAKVEGVNPGGSIKDRTALFMIENAEKRGDLNSSKTILEATSGNTGIGLAMIAAAKGYKLCLTMSESASEERKKILRAMGAELYFTPAAQGTDGAIEIAYKMLRENPDKYFGTDQFNNEDNIAAHYYGTAQEIWEQTDGKVTMVVSCLGTTGTAMGISKRLKELNPEIKIIGVEPYLQHKIQGLKNMRESYRPGIYDKTRLDEKVNILDEDAFEMSRRLAREEGIFVGMSSGAAMFVAAQKAKLLEEGLIVVIFPDGGERYLSTDLFAFKKEISTFNLYNAFARQKNLFNPIKLDEVTMRTCGPTIHDTPHLGNYRRMVVSDLINRYLIYKGYKVKHVLDIVDFGDKSIKSSEKKGLELADYSQKYLQVFMEDVQFLNINKDNIYVKASENVDVMLKIVEKLVDKDYAYEKLHSVYYNISKLADYGTLSNIDLGKTRQGKSIDLDDYEKDSPADFALLKRSSLAELKRGIYYKTVWGNVRPSWHMECAAVSNKYLGATYDIHVSGADEIFPHCENVLAINKAFSGQKGPNHWINAELVMVDGRKMSRSLDNALPLSHLRESGYSGRDIRLFLLGVHYRKPVNYSDGALMAAKNTVKKIHTFISRLNAVNGDDKEAFTEIDQLIYDLKHDFTAALDDDLNIAGALAALFNFIGKINFPLTQGMINKNNAQKILTALGNINEVLGIMDFEALVADGEIRMLIDKREAARKIRNWKEADSFRSQLAKRGVDVLDTPQGVVWRFK, from the coding sequence ATGCATAAACTTTACAAAAACATTATTGAAAGCATCGGTAACACACCTTTGGTGGAAATCTTTCGGCTTAATCCCAATAAAAAAGTAAAGATTTTTGCAAAAGTTGAAGGTGTCAATCCCGGTGGATCCATCAAGGATCGCACCGCATTATTCATGATCGAGAATGCCGAAAAAAGAGGTGATCTGAATTCGTCGAAAACTATTTTGGAAGCAACCAGCGGCAATACGGGAATCGGCTTGGCAATGATTGCGGCGGCGAAGGGATATAAATTGTGTCTGACGATGTCAGAATCGGCCAGTGAAGAGAGAAAAAAGATTCTGCGTGCCATGGGAGCGGAATTGTATTTCACCCCGGCTGCTCAAGGTACCGATGGTGCTATTGAAATTGCTTACAAAATGCTGCGCGAAAATCCCGATAAATATTTTGGTACCGATCAATTCAATAATGAGGATAATATCGCCGCCCATTATTACGGTACAGCGCAGGAGATTTGGGAACAAACAGATGGTAAGGTTACAATGGTAGTATCCTGCTTGGGTACCACAGGCACTGCCATGGGAATTTCCAAGCGGCTCAAAGAACTGAATCCGGAAATTAAGATTATAGGTGTGGAACCCTATCTGCAGCATAAAATTCAAGGACTAAAGAACATGCGGGAATCTTATCGTCCGGGGATATATGATAAAACCAGGCTCGACGAAAAAGTGAATATTTTAGATGAAGATGCTTTTGAAATGTCTCGGCGGTTAGCCCGTGAAGAAGGTATATTTGTAGGAATGAGCTCTGGTGCGGCTATGTTTGTGGCTGCTCAGAAGGCGAAGCTTCTGGAGGAAGGGTTAATCGTCGTTATTTTCCCTGATGGTGGAGAACGATATTTAAGTACGGATCTCTTCGCTTTTAAAAAGGAGATTTCTACGTTTAATCTCTACAATGCTTTTGCGCGCCAGAAAAATCTATTTAATCCGATAAAACTTGATGAAGTAACCATGCGTACGTGCGGTCCGACAATACATGATACTCCCCATTTGGGAAATTACCGGCGCATGGTGGTCTCAGATTTAATCAACCGATATTTAATTTATAAAGGTTACAAGGTAAAGCATGTCCTGGACATTGTTGATTTTGGCGATAAATCAATAAAAAGCTCGGAAAAAAAAGGGCTTGAACTTGCAGATTATTCTCAGAAATATTTGCAGGTGTTTATGGAAGATGTACAATTTCTCAACATTAATAAGGATAATATCTATGTGAAAGCGTCTGAAAATGTTGACGTTATGTTAAAAATTGTCGAGAAATTAGTGGATAAAGATTATGCCTACGAAAAATTGCATTCAGTTTATTATAATATTTCCAAATTGGCCGATTATGGAACTCTTTCCAATATAGATTTGGGTAAAACAAGACAGGGGAAATCAATAGATCTTGATGATTACGAAAAAGACAGCCCGGCGGATTTTGCTTTATTGAAGAGGTCAAGTCTGGCCGAATTAAAAAGAGGCATTTATTATAAGACCGTATGGGGGAATGTGAGACCCAGTTGGCATATGGAATGCGCGGCTGTTTCCAATAAATATCTTGGAGCGACGTATGATATTCACGTAAGCGGAGCCGATGAGATATTTCCCCATTGTGAAAATGTTTTAGCCATCAATAAAGCTTTTTCCGGTCAAAAAGGACCTAATCACTGGATTAATGCGGAATTGGTGATGGTTGACGGCCGAAAAATGTCCCGTTCCCTGGATAATGCGCTGCCGCTGTCACACTTACGGGAAAGTGGTTACAGCGGAAGAGATATCCGTCTTTTCTTGCTGGGAGTACATTATCGCAAACCGGTTAACTATTCAGATGGCGCTTTAATGGCGGCAAAAAATACGGTAAAAAAAATCCATACGTTCATTAGCCGATTAAATGCCGTTAATGGCGATGATAAAGAAGCTTTTACGGAAATTGATCAACTGATATATGATCTTAAACATGATTTTACAGCGGCTTTGGATGATGATTTAAATATTGCCGGAGCACTGGCTGCGCTTTTTAATTTTATTGGTAAAATAAACTTTCCTCTGACCCAGGGTATGATAAATAAAAATAATGCCCAGAAAATACTGACGGCGTTGGGAAATATAAACGAAGTCTTGGGCATAATGGATTTTGAGGCGCTGGTTGCTGACGGGGAAATAAGAATGTTGATAGATAAAAGAGAAGCGGCAAGAAAAATTCGTAACTGGAAGGAGGCAGATTCCTTTAGATCGCAACTAGCTAAACGTGGCGTTGATGTTTTAGACACTCCACAAGGGGTAGTCTGGCGATTTAAGTGA
- a CDS encoding YicC family protein, producing the protein MIKSMTGYGRVETVQEGRNIIVEAKSVNHRFLEIFLRTPSALFPLEAEFKKKISERFKRGRIEVSIRLEGEGADVSKVNLNLEIARDYFNVLNRLKAEFDLESPISLKTLVGFRDIFTPSSEVQLSPDFLNQVEKTFLESLAMLSNMRQDEGLAMFQDMDMRLKAITEILETIKLRAPQVVIEYQKRLAERIKELTAGYALEDARLNQEVAIMAERSDITEEIVRMHSHIGQFEELLQSEGTEGRKIDFLLQEMNREINTIGSKSSDVEITRQVIEVKSELGKLREQAQNIE; encoded by the coding sequence ATGATAAAAAGCATGACCGGTTATGGCCGGGTAGAAACAGTTCAAGAAGGCAGAAATATTATTGTGGAGGCTAAGTCTGTAAATCATCGTTTTCTGGAAATATTTCTGCGGACGCCTTCAGCGCTTTTTCCTCTGGAAGCGGAGTTCAAAAAGAAGATTAGTGAAAGATTCAAACGCGGACGCATAGAAGTATCCATACGGTTGGAAGGCGAAGGTGCCGATGTATCCAAAGTCAATCTCAATTTAGAAATTGCCCGTGATTATTTTAATGTTTTGAACCGGCTTAAAGCGGAATTCGACCTGGAATCTCCCATCAGTTTAAAAACGTTGGTTGGTTTTCGTGATATTTTTACGCCATCGTCGGAGGTGCAATTGAGTCCGGATTTTCTCAATCAGGTGGAAAAAACGTTTTTGGAATCGCTGGCGATGCTGAGCAATATGCGGCAGGATGAAGGCCTTGCCATGTTTCAAGATATGGATATGAGGCTTAAGGCGATTACGGAAATTCTGGAAACCATTAAATTACGTGCCCCACAGGTGGTTATCGAGTATCAAAAGCGTCTGGCGGAAAGAATAAAAGAGTTAACTGCCGGATACGCGCTTGAAGATGCCCGTTTAAATCAAGAGGTTGCAATTATGGCGGAAAGAAGTGATATTACGGAAGAAATAGTGCGGATGCATAGTCATATCGGACAGTTTGAAGAATTGTTGCAAAGCGAGGGAACAGAAGGCAGAAAAATAGATTTTCTTTTACAGGAAATGAATCGCGAAATTAATACAATTGGTTCAAAAAGCAGCGATGTGGAAATAACTCGTCAGGTGATTGAAGTTAAAAGTGAATTGGGTAAATTGCGTGAACAGGCGCAAAATATAGAGTAA
- a CDS encoding DNA-directed RNA polymerase subunit omega — protein MARITIEDSLLVAKTRFGLVSLASKRAHQLLKEATPLVTSKNREIVLALREIAAGKVVYANPEYLNGTKEDFKPIPDSSEFIGDEEYIE, from the coding sequence ATGGCTAGAATTACAATAGAAGATTCTTTACTTGTTGCCAAAACCAGATTTGGACTTGTATCGCTGGCGTCGAAACGAGCTCATCAGTTACTGAAAGAGGCAACACCTTTAGTAACAAGTAAAAACAGGGAAATTGTGTTGGCTCTGCGCGAAATTGCCGCAGGTAAAGTAGTTTATGCCAATCCTGAATATTTGAACGGAACCAAGGAAGACTTCAAACCAATTCCGGATAGCTCAGAGTTCATCGGCGATGAAGAATATATCGAATAA
- a CDS encoding pilus assembly protein PilC encodes MPIFIWEGTTKKNEVKKGEMDAVDEITVRGILRRQGYKSIEVKSKPKDISEYLPFLKAKINEKNVVVFCRVFSTMINAGLPLIQCLDLLAQQEQNKNFAKIIRSIKEDIEGGTSLTNALKKYPQIFDDLFVNLIAAGEAGGMLDVILERLSNYMEKALKLKRRVKGAMTYPIAVLVIAVAVVALLLLKVIPVFKQMFEGMGGQLPGPTAFLINASEFTQHYFLYIIAIFVAIYIAIARYYKTEKGRLVIDSLILKAPVFGLLMKKVAVSKFSRTLSTMMTSGVPILEGLTIVSKTSGNKVIENALMKTRQSISEGRSIAEPLAETDIFPPMVIQMISVGEATGALDSMLSKIANFYDEEIDVAVDSMTALLEPVMMVFLGGIVGGMIIAMYLPIFKLASVVG; translated from the coding sequence ATGCCGATTTTTATTTGGGAAGGTACAACAAAAAAGAATGAGGTAAAAAAAGGAGAGATGGATGCGGTCGACGAGATTACCGTTCGTGGTATTTTACGCCGGCAGGGGTATAAATCCATTGAAGTTAAGTCGAAACCTAAAGATATTTCTGAATATTTACCTTTCTTAAAAGCAAAGATAAATGAAAAAAATGTGGTTGTCTTTTGTCGGGTTTTTTCCACAATGATCAATGCCGGCCTGCCGCTTATTCAGTGCTTGGACCTTTTAGCTCAACAAGAACAGAATAAGAACTTTGCGAAAATTATTCGATCAATAAAGGAAGATATAGAGGGCGGTACCAGTTTAACCAATGCTTTAAAAAAATATCCCCAGATATTTGATGATCTTTTTGTGAATCTGATTGCTGCTGGTGAGGCAGGCGGTATGCTGGATGTTATTTTGGAACGTCTTTCCAATTACATGGAAAAAGCGTTGAAGTTAAAACGACGTGTTAAGGGCGCAATGACTTATCCCATCGCTGTTCTGGTCATAGCTGTTGCTGTAGTGGCTTTATTGCTGCTCAAGGTTATTCCTGTATTTAAGCAAATGTTTGAAGGTATGGGCGGACAATTGCCGGGTCCCACTGCATTCTTAATTAATGCAAGTGAGTTTACCCAACATTATTTTTTATATATAATAGCCATATTTGTTGCCATTTACATCGCCATTGCGAGATATTATAAAACGGAGAAAGGGCGCTTGGTGATTGACTCCCTGATCCTTAAAGCTCCAGTGTTCGGGCTATTGATGAAAAAGGTTGCTGTGTCTAAATTTTCGCGCACGCTTTCAACAATGATGACTTCCGGTGTTCCCATTTTGGAAGGATTAACCATTGTCAGTAAAACTTCCGGAAATAAAGTTATTGAGAATGCTTTAATGAAGACACGCCAAAGTATCAGTGAAGGCCGTTCTATAGCAGAACCATTGGCGGAGACCGACATTTTCCCACCCATGGTTATACAGATGATTTCCGTGGGCGAAGCCACCGGTGCTCTGGATTCCATGCTCAGTAAAATTGCTAATTTTTACGACGAAGAAATTGATGTTGCGGTGGATTCGATGACTGCGCTGCTGGAGCCGGTAATGATGGTTTTCCTGGGGGGGATCGTTGGCGGTATGATTATAGCTATGTATCTGCCGATCTTCAAACTTGCATCAGTTGTCGGTTAA
- a CDS encoding DUF4416 domain-containing protein translates to MSKPNSAEPVKLVFSIFAKDTPLLNETIKILSSAYGMPDFVSEEMLFDYTNYYSAEMGENLVRRFLSMEKLIRPEELPDIKLATNSIEDRLALDIRRQVNIDPGYISKAHLILATGKAYTHRPYLRDGIYADLTLIYQGKKFCSLPWTYPDYADEKQLLMLGKIRNRYLLQLKMPQQLKRA, encoded by the coding sequence ATGAGCAAGCCGAACTCGGCTGAACCGGTAAAACTGGTCTTCAGCATTTTTGCGAAAGATACTCCACTGTTAAACGAGACGATAAAAATTTTGTCCTCAGCATATGGAATGCCGGATTTTGTAAGCGAAGAAATGCTCTTTGATTATACGAATTATTATAGCGCTGAAATGGGAGAGAATCTTGTGCGGCGCTTTCTGTCCATGGAAAAATTAATCCGGCCAGAGGAATTACCCGATATAAAGCTGGCAACAAACAGTATTGAAGACAGGTTGGCATTGGATATTCGGAGGCAGGTTAATATTGATCCCGGTTATATATCAAAGGCACATTTGATATTGGCTACTGGCAAGGCGTATACGCACCGTCCCTATTTGCGGGATGGAATTTATGCCGACTTGACCCTGATTTATCAGGGGAAGAAGTTTTGCTCTTTACCCTGGACTTACCCTGATTATGCGGATGAAAAGCAACTCTTAATGCTTGGTAAAATCAGGAATAGATATTTATTGCAGTTAAAAATGCCACAACAGTTAAAACGGGCATGA
- a CDS encoding guanylate kinase, whose amino-acid sequence MARGLFIVVSAPSGTGKSSICQKLLEACPEIKFSVSYTSRPPRPSEVNGKDYHFISREEFQARIDQNEFVEWVENYGNLYGSSKKTMESFLHKGQDLLLDIEPRGAKKIKKKFKGGVYVFVLPPSRDELLRRLEGRGCETDKVIQDRFDQAESELKEISWYDYVIFNKDLDTAVNQLISIYKAQKCKRSRLQSEIKKFIKKNNIF is encoded by the coding sequence ATGGCAAGAGGATTATTTATAGTTGTCTCCGCGCCTTCGGGCACAGGGAAAAGCAGTATTTGCCAAAAACTGCTTGAAGCTTGTCCTGAAATTAAATTTTCTGTTTCCTATACATCAAGGCCTCCGCGTCCTAGTGAAGTGAATGGGAAAGATTACCATTTCATTTCTCGTGAAGAATTTCAGGCGCGTATTGATCAGAATGAATTTGTTGAATGGGTAGAAAATTATGGTAACTTATATGGATCTTCAAAGAAAACTATGGAGTCGTTTCTTCATAAAGGTCAGGATTTGTTGCTGGATATCGAACCGCGGGGGGCGAAAAAAATAAAAAAAAAGTTTAAGGGAGGTGTTTATGTTTTTGTCCTTCCCCCGTCTCGTGACGAACTTTTAAGGCGCTTGGAAGGACGTGGTTGCGAAACCGATAAAGTTATTCAAGATCGATTTGATCAGGCGGAAAGTGAATTAAAAGAAATTTCGTGGTATGATTATGTAATTTTTAACAAAGATTTGGACACTGCTGTCAATCAATTGATTTCTATTTATAAAGCCCAAAAATGCAAAAGAAGCAGGTTGCAAAGTGAAATTAAAAAGTTTATTAAAAAAAATAATATATTTTAA
- a CDS encoding AMMECR1 domain-containing protein produces MELTTKEKNTLLEIAKEAIAAKINNKKMPELKMDSKNLQSKSGAFVTLKKNGHLRGCIGYIKAYKPLGETVQEMALAAAFRDPRFPSLKQEEVKDLTFEISVLSPLKQIKDINEIEVGKHGLYIVRGHNAGLLLPQVAVEYKWDRETFLQETCHKAGLPAQAWKDKETEIFIFSANYFGDTD; encoded by the coding sequence ATGGAATTAACAACGAAAGAAAAAAATACCCTGCTGGAAATAGCCAAAGAAGCGATTGCGGCCAAAATCAATAATAAAAAAATGCCTGAACTGAAAATGGATTCAAAAAACCTACAATCGAAGAGCGGTGCGTTTGTGACTCTGAAAAAAAACGGTCATCTTCGCGGTTGCATAGGTTATATAAAAGCATATAAACCGCTCGGAGAAACAGTACAGGAAATGGCTTTGGCTGCCGCTTTTCGTGATCCACGATTTCCTTCCTTAAAACAGGAAGAAGTTAAAGATTTAACTTTTGAAATATCGGTACTGAGTCCGTTGAAACAAATCAAAGATATCAACGAAATTGAAGTAGGAAAACACGGATTATACATTGTTCGAGGACACAACGCCGGTTTATTATTACCGCAGGTGGCCGTCGAGTATAAATGGGACAGAGAAACCTTCCTCCAGGAGACTTGCCATAAAGCCGGATTGCCGGCGCAAGCATGGAAAGATAAAGAAACGGAAATATTTATATTCTCTGCGAATTATTTCGGCGATACGGATTAA
- the amrB gene encoding AmmeMemoRadiSam system protein B has translation MNTVRKSVIAGSWYPGNPSILKKNIESFFESVPDLTLPGEIVGLVAPHAGYVYSGQVAANAYKLIRGNKYDVVVVIGPSHRVAFNGVSVFSRGGYETPLGVVPVVEEFAQKIKNLSKITSDIPEAHRQEHSVEIQIPFLQVALGEFSFVPLVMGNQDIDTCRDLAAAIYETVRDKKTLIVGSSDLSHFYNYNAAKKMDAVALGYLKNGDAVGLLQAMENGTVEACGGGPMAVTMSVARMMKADKAHLLKYANSGDITGDKSSVVGYAAAVYCK, from the coding sequence ATGAATACCGTGAGAAAGTCAGTAATAGCCGGTTCATGGTATCCGGGAAATCCGTCAATTCTGAAAAAAAATATTGAAAGCTTTTTTGAATCAGTTCCTGATTTGACATTGCCGGGAGAGATTGTAGGTTTGGTTGCCCCCCATGCCGGTTACGTTTACTCAGGACAAGTAGCGGCGAACGCTTACAAGCTTATTCGCGGTAATAAGTATGATGTTGTTGTCGTCATAGGACCAAGTCACAGAGTTGCCTTTAATGGTGTATCCGTTTTTAGCAGGGGCGGTTATGAAACACCTCTTGGTGTCGTGCCTGTCGTTGAAGAATTTGCGCAGAAAATTAAAAATTTAAGTAAGATAACATCTGATATTCCGGAAGCGCATCGTCAGGAACATTCCGTGGAAATTCAGATTCCTTTCTTGCAGGTCGCGTTGGGTGAATTTTCATTTGTTCCTTTGGTTATGGGCAATCAGGACATAGATACCTGTCGAGATCTTGCGGCGGCTATATATGAAACTGTACGCGACAAAAAAACATTGATAGTAGGCAGCTCCGATTTATCTCATTTTTATAACTATAACGCGGCAAAAAAAATGGATGCCGTTGCTTTGGGATATTTGAAAAATGGCGATGCCGTCGGTCTTTTGCAGGCCATGGAGAATGGAACTGTTGAAGCGTGTGGCGGCGGGCCCATGGCAGTGACAATGTCGGTTGCACGTATGATGAAAGCTGATAAAGCACATCTCTTAAAATATGCCAATTCAGGAGATATAACCGGCGATAAAAGTTCGGTTGTGGGATATGCGGCGGCGGTTTACTGTAAATAA